A single genomic interval of Flavobacterium sp. N2820 harbors:
- a CDS encoding zinc metalloprotease, translating into MKKIFLSAFALLFLFSCSNDETSTTAEGKSQLIHDHRGCASHEVHEEQMRQDPKLAERMQQIEEFTSEAIRTGKLVNGQIQIPVVVNVLYRTSAENISLAQIQSQIDVLNKDFNATNSDFNQVPATFSGVKANVGISFVLDAVNRKYVNKSSWGTRDAMKKTAQKGIAPTSPTTKLNLWVCTIGGGILGYAQFPGGSSATDGVVVDSKYLGTTGTATAPFNKGRTATHEVGHWMNLRHIWGDATCGSDLVADTPTHNTANYGIPAFPHYSTCSGNPIEMTMNYMDYTDDAGMYMFSNGQKSRMLSIFASGGARNSFAQP; encoded by the coding sequence ATGAAAAAAATCTTTTTATCCGCATTCGCCCTACTATTTTTATTTTCTTGTAGTAATGATGAAACATCAACAACTGCTGAAGGAAAATCACAATTAATTCATGACCACAGAGGTTGTGCTTCTCATGAAGTTCATGAAGAACAAATGAGACAAGATCCAAAATTGGCAGAAAGAATGCAACAGATTGAAGAATTCACATCTGAAGCGATAAGAACTGGCAAATTAGTAAACGGACAAATTCAAATTCCGGTCGTAGTAAATGTATTATACCGCACAAGTGCTGAAAACATTTCACTTGCTCAAATTCAATCACAAATAGACGTTTTAAATAAAGATTTCAATGCAACTAATTCCGATTTTAATCAAGTTCCTGCAACATTTTCTGGCGTAAAAGCAAATGTTGGAATCTCTTTTGTACTAGATGCTGTTAACCGAAAATACGTTAATAAATCGTCATGGGGAACAAGAGATGCTATGAAAAAAACAGCTCAAAAAGGGATTGCTCCTACTTCACCAACAACGAAATTAAACCTTTGGGTTTGTACAATTGGAGGTGGAATTTTAGGTTATGCACAATTCCCAGGAGGCTCTTCTGCAACTGATGGTGTTGTTGTAGACTCTAAATATTTAGGAACAACTGGTACTGCCACAGCTCCTTTTAACAAAGGAAGAACAGCAACTCACGAAGTAGGTCACTGGATGAACTTAAGACACATCTGGGGGGATGCTACTTGCGGAAGCGATTTAGTAGCTGATACTCCAACTCACAATACTGCTAATTATGGTATTCCTGCATTTCCACATTATTCAACTTGCTCAGGAAATCCAATCGAAATGACTATGAATTACATGGATTACACAGATGATGCTGGTATGTATATGTTTTCAAACGGTCAAAAAAGTAGAATGTTATCCATTTTTGCTTCTGGTGGTGCAAGAAATTCTTTTGCACAGCCTTAA
- a CDS encoding 16S rRNA (uracil(1498)-N(3))-methyltransferase: MQLFYNSEIKNGDSNFFFDKEESKHIVKVLRKKESDKIFITNGLGYLFESEIMLASEKKCEVKITKETFQKPDSFYTHIAVAPTKMNDRLEWFLEKATEIGIHEITPIICDHSERKVYKIDRAEKIIQAAMKQSLHYYLPKINEPISLSQFVKSNIDGQKFIAHCEETDKKSFQKEITKNKKVTILIGPEGDFSTKEINLAIANQFIPVTLGNTRLRTETAALVACHTIALLNE; encoded by the coding sequence ATGCAACTATTCTATAATTCTGAAATAAAAAATGGTGATTCTAACTTCTTTTTTGATAAAGAGGAAAGCAAACATATTGTTAAAGTATTACGCAAAAAAGAAAGCGATAAAATATTCATTACAAATGGATTAGGTTACTTATTTGAATCGGAAATTATGCTTGCTTCCGAAAAAAAATGTGAAGTAAAAATCACAAAAGAAACCTTTCAAAAACCCGATAGTTTTTACACGCACATTGCCGTTGCTCCTACCAAAATGAACGACCGATTGGAATGGTTTTTAGAAAAAGCTACTGAAATTGGTATTCACGAAATTACGCCAATTATTTGCGATCATTCAGAACGAAAAGTATATAAAATTGATCGAGCCGAAAAAATTATTCAAGCCGCAATGAAGCAATCATTGCATTATTATTTACCAAAAATAAACGAGCCTATTTCGCTATCGCAATTTGTTAAATCGAATATCGACGGACAAAAATTTATTGCGCATTGTGAAGAAACCGACAAAAAATCGTTTCAAAAAGAAATAACTAAAAATAAAAAAGTGACTATTTTAATTGGTCCAGAAGGTGATTTTTCTACAAAAGAAATTAATTTAGCTATTGCCAATCAATTTATTCCTGTAACTTTGGGAAACACAAGATTACGAACAGAAACCGCAGCATTAGTTGCTTGCCATACAATTGCATTACTGAATGAATAA
- a CDS encoding AI-2E family transporter, protein MTSKDISLGIVKAVALLIATGLALFFLYQIATVIIYCVIAIVISLLLNPLVTFLKTKFKFKNTLAVITSLLIAFLVISGFVLLFVPLLLAQGENLSLLDISSLEKNYHLLLENITVFLDAYNINTKQLIQSSKLSSFATFEFIPNFLNSFLSTLGNFSMGFASVLFITFFLLKEKDVLYLKFKRLLPESQKEKVLNSIHDINRLLSRYFLGLLLQLTIIMLLYLIVFIIFGVENAIIIALLCAIFNIVPYVGPLIASVVASLLIMTSGIGSGADFASETLPTAIYVLIGMSLVQVIDNNFSSPLIFSKSTNSHPLEIFLVILIAGILFGITGMIIAVPFYTSLKVIGKEFLPDNKFIKALTKNL, encoded by the coding sequence ATGACTTCAAAAGATATATCCCTCGGAATTGTAAAAGCTGTTGCTCTATTAATTGCAACCGGTTTAGCATTATTTTTTCTTTATCAAATAGCAACCGTTATTATCTACTGTGTGATAGCGATCGTTATTTCTTTATTATTGAATCCTTTAGTGACTTTTTTAAAAACAAAATTCAAATTTAAAAACACATTAGCGGTTATCACCTCATTACTAATCGCTTTTCTTGTAATTTCAGGATTTGTATTGCTTTTTGTACCGCTTTTACTGGCACAAGGAGAAAACTTGTCGTTATTGGATATTAGCTCATTAGAAAAAAATTATCATTTACTTTTAGAAAATATTACCGTTTTTTTAGACGCATATAATATCAATACCAAACAACTTATTCAAAGTAGTAAATTGTCCTCTTTTGCAACTTTTGAATTTATTCCGAACTTTTTAAATAGTTTTTTAAGTACGTTAGGAAACTTTAGTATGGGATTTGCTTCAGTGCTTTTTATTACATTCTTCCTTTTAAAAGAAAAAGATGTTTTATACCTTAAATTCAAAAGATTATTACCCGAAAGTCAAAAAGAAAAAGTATTGAACTCAATTCATGATATTAACAGATTATTATCGCGTTATTTTCTTGGATTATTGCTACAATTGACTATTATCATGCTTTTATACCTAATTGTGTTTATCATTTTTGGCGTAGAAAATGCTATTATAATTGCCTTATTGTGCGCTATTTTTAACATTGTACCCTATGTTGGTCCTTTAATTGCTTCTGTAGTTGCTAGTTTATTAATTATGACTAGCGGAATTGGTTCTGGTGCTGATTTTGCCAGCGAAACACTTCCAACAGCAATTTATGTTTTAATAGGAATGTCGTTAGTACAAGTAATTGACAACAATTTTAGTTCTCCACTTATTTTTTCGAAAAGCACAAATTCGCATCCTTTGGAAATTTTCTTAGTGATTTTAATTGCTGGTATTTTATTTGGAATCACAGGAATGATTATCGCTGTGCCATTTTATACCTCATTGAAAGTCATTGGAAAAGAATTTTTGCCAGACAATAAATTCATTAAAGCACTTACAAAAAACTTGTAG
- a CDS encoding DUF4159 domain-containing protein, with product MNKLFLIGILLLWNLGYTQEVAVAKYAGGGDWYANPTSLPNLVKFCNQNINTTINSKVATVEVGSAEIFSYPFIHMTGHGNVVFSANDVINLKNYLTSGGFLHIDDNYGMDEYIRKEIKKIFPDNPLTEIPSNHQIFQEPYSFPSGLPKIHEHDNKKPQAFGIFIEERIVLLYTYETDLGDGWEDTEVHNNPQYVREKALKMGANIINYVFKN from the coding sequence ATGAATAAATTATTTTTAATTGGAATTTTGTTGCTATGGAATTTGGGATATACCCAAGAAGTTGCCGTTGCTAAATATGCTGGTGGTGGCGATTGGTATGCAAATCCAACTTCTTTACCTAATTTGGTCAAATTCTGTAATCAAAACATAAATACCACAATCAATTCAAAAGTAGCTACAGTTGAAGTTGGTAGTGCAGAAATTTTTTCATACCCTTTTATACACATGACAGGGCATGGAAATGTGGTTTTTAGTGCAAATGATGTTATAAATCTTAAAAATTATCTTACTTCTGGAGGATTTTTACATATTGATGATAATTATGGAATGGACGAGTACATAAGAAAAGAAATCAAAAAAATCTTTCCAGATAATCCATTGACCGAAATTCCTTCAAATCATCAAATTTTTCAGGAACCTTATTCTTTTCCTAGTGGATTACCAAAAATTCACGAGCACGACAACAAAAAGCCTCAAGCTTTTGGGATATTCATTGAAGAAAGAATTGTGCTCCTATATACCTATGAAACCGATTTAGGTGACGGTTGGGAAGATACAGAAGTACACAATAATCCGCAATATGTTAGAGAAAAAGCGCTTAAAATGGGTGCCAATATCATCAACTACGTTTTTAAAAATTGA
- a CDS encoding class I SAM-dependent methyltransferase, producing MNIEQLLHIEIQDFIADNLGSDSAKLALKKNPFPAINYTEIIHQIVSKKKAKDKLPTWFSTKNIIYPEKISIEQTSSELTAKYKASLVSGKNLIDCTGGFGIDDYYFAQQFEMVTHCEINSELSKIVQHNFEQLKTKNITCISGDSADILRQLNQHFDCIYIDPSRRNDAKGKVFLLADCLPNVVDLQDFYYQYSDTILIKTAPILDIQAGLNELKNVASIHIVAVENEVKELLWKIKKSFVNQPEIIAVNIEKQQIVSTIIQLSKNYQATYSLPKKYLYEPNASLLKTGGFEAISELFALDKLHQHSHLYTANEIKDFQGRRFEIMHEIPFQKNDLKKHIQNQKMNVTTRNFPLKVEDIKKKYKISDGGTLFAFFTTNIKNEKIVLLCTKI from the coding sequence TTGAATATTGAACAACTTTTACATATTGAAATCCAAGATTTTATTGCAGATAACTTAGGCTCTGATAGCGCAAAATTAGCGTTAAAGAAAAACCCATTCCCAGCAATAAATTATACCGAAATCATCCATCAAATAGTTTCCAAAAAGAAAGCAAAAGATAAATTACCAACTTGGTTTTCAACAAAAAACATCATCTATCCTGAGAAAATTTCAATTGAACAAACTTCTTCAGAACTTACCGCAAAATACAAAGCTTCGTTGGTTTCTGGCAAAAATTTAATCGATTGTACTGGCGGATTTGGCATTGATGATTACTACTTTGCACAACAATTTGAAATGGTTACTCATTGTGAAATCAATTCAGAATTATCAAAAATTGTACAGCATAATTTCGAACAATTAAAAACCAAAAATATAACTTGTATTTCTGGCGATAGCGCCGATATTTTAAGACAATTGAATCAACATTTTGATTGCATTTATATAGATCCTTCAAGACGAAATGATGCCAAAGGAAAAGTGTTTTTATTAGCCGACTGTTTACCAAATGTTGTTGATTTACAAGATTTTTATTATCAATATTCAGACACTATTTTAATCAAAACTGCACCCATTTTAGATATTCAAGCTGGTTTAAACGAATTAAAAAACGTTGCTTCGATTCATATTGTAGCAGTTGAAAATGAAGTGAAAGAATTGTTATGGAAAATCAAAAAATCATTTGTGAATCAACCCGAAATTATTGCAGTTAATATTGAAAAACAGCAAATCGTTTCAACAATAATCCAACTTTCAAAAAACTACCAAGCAACATATAGTTTACCCAAAAAATATCTTTATGAACCCAATGCTTCATTATTGAAAACGGGTGGATTTGAAGCCATTTCCGAGCTATTTGCATTGGATAAATTGCACCAACATTCGCATCTATACACCGCTAATGAAATTAAAGATTTTCAAGGCAGAAGATTTGAAATTATGCACGAAATTCCGTTTCAAAAAAACGACTTAAAAAAACACATTCAAAACCAAAAAATGAATGTCACAACACGAAATTTTCCGTTAAAAGTAGAAGACATCAAAAAGAAATATAAAATTAGTGATGGTGGCACATTGTTTGCTTTTTTTACCACAAACATAAAAAACGAAAAAATAGTTTTACTTTGCACAAAAATTTAA
- a CDS encoding translocation/assembly module TamB domain-containing protein — MLLLLLLSVLLSLPSVQTYLGKYATEEINTSFGTNLSIGTVAITPFGSVKLGEVLVLDHHKDTLFYIKKLNTSILSFKKIYNPGHPYLKNVVMHGLDARIVNYKNEDYTNLDKFIEAFDDGSPSSGKFRMKANKMTLFNSRFRYIDENLKSPKVLDFTNLNANIEDFFIKGANVTTFIDQLTFKDHRGLEVKKLTADFTYTKKNILLEQLAMNTPNSEMKGRVELKYDRKDFSDFNNKVVFDVQFDKAAIASNDLNFFYNEFGKNNVFYVDTHLIGTLNNFTTHYLKLTDKNQSEIIGKANFQNLFGKGDQEFYMKGSFDRITSDYNALKSIMPRVLGKNLPSVLAKLGRVDLNGDVELTQKYINANVYLLSKLGIVDGDLAIQNIDNIDNASYQGNIKLDNFDLGALLSQEDLGKTSLDLDVDGKGFTQKLLNTSIVGTINKFYYNGYSYQNVTVDGSMKMPYYKGYFNSNDPNLKMDFDGVIDLSDKANNYDFKAQIDYADLHILNIYRKDSIAIFKGNINFKAKGNSIDDLAGKLEINDVSYQNSKDYYFFDDFEINSTFDATNVRTITVNSPDIISGEVIGKYKVKEVGKIVENALGSLYANYSPNKLGKDQFLHFDFTIYDKIVEVFIPEVKISENTRFKGKINADEGKFELDFTSPNIIAFENQIQNVKIDIDNKNPLYNTYISVDTIKNKNYKIADFNLINLTLNDTLFVRSEFKGGNQSQDSYDLNLYHTIDELKQSVVGFKKSEVKFKEYTWFINENESNDNKIVFDKFMNNFDFQKISLSHNNQKMDFFGTMRDSTFKDFQLTFNDVDLKKVTPSLDSLSFGGKLNGNVKYKQDKNVYDPQSSVTIDSLEINRILIGDLNFDIEGNENFNQFKIASTLKQDGNERFYLDGAVNFVGQQSSLALEAGFDKFDLAPFGPLLGSVLSDVRGNATGRATIAGTLSDPEIDGRLYLNDAGMRVPYLNVDYAFEKNAIIDLTEHQFSFRKIEVSDTKYDTKGILDGSIRHKKFSDWQLDLHLDSNNILALDTEDSEDTPYYGTAFMKGKASITGSINALNIKVAGESEKGTSIKIPVNDSEDIGDNSFIKFMTVEEYQKIKQGKVVENNKYQGIELEFDFDIDQDANIEIILDRSSGHAMKGSGVGSMQMNINTLGKFEMTGDFIVQEGEYNFMYGGLIDKKFKVEKGGTIRWDGDPMNAVLDLVATYKTTANPAVLLESASFNRKVDTNVSILLNGNLSNPEPDFNIDFPNVSSVLKSEIDYKLQDKDARQTQAFALLATGSFVTSETAGNAAYGPLFERANSLINSLFADEDSKLQLGVDYNQGDRLNEISDRVGVTMSTQINDRISINGKVGVPVGGVTESVIVGNVEILMQLNDDGTLNAHVFNRENDINYIGEGIGYTQGLGLTYNVEFDTFKEMIRKIFTRKKDQSDTSNSNDEAPDSDFPPEYLEYINDRKPKKVETPKTEPLKVPELE, encoded by the coding sequence TTGTTGTTACTGCTCTTATTGAGTGTGCTTTTGTCGTTGCCATCGGTTCAAACTTATTTGGGTAAATATGCTACTGAAGAGATCAACACATCTTTTGGAACCAATCTTTCTATTGGTACAGTTGCAATCACTCCTTTTGGAAGTGTTAAACTTGGAGAAGTTCTTGTTTTAGACCATCATAAAGACACTTTGTTCTACATAAAAAAGCTAAATACTTCAATTTTAAGTTTTAAGAAGATTTACAATCCTGGACATCCTTATTTGAAAAATGTGGTGATGCATGGATTAGATGCGCGAATTGTAAATTATAAAAATGAAGATTACACTAATTTAGATAAGTTTATTGAAGCTTTTGATGATGGTTCACCTTCTTCAGGAAAATTCCGAATGAAAGCTAATAAAATGACCCTTTTTAATAGTCGTTTTAGATATATTGATGAAAACTTGAAATCGCCAAAAGTTTTGGATTTCACTAATCTTAATGCGAATATTGAGGACTTTTTCATAAAAGGAGCCAATGTTACTACTTTTATTGATCAACTAACTTTTAAAGACCACAGAGGTTTAGAAGTGAAAAAGTTAACGGCAGATTTTACCTATACCAAAAAAAATATTTTATTAGAACAATTGGCAATGAATACGCCAAATTCTGAAATGAAAGGTAGGGTTGAGTTAAAATATGATCGAAAAGATTTTTCAGATTTTAATAATAAAGTGGTTTTTGATGTTCAGTTTGATAAAGCAGCAATTGCTTCAAATGATTTAAACTTTTTTTATAATGAATTTGGTAAAAATAATGTTTTCTATGTTGATACGCATTTAATTGGAACATTAAATAATTTTACCACTCATTATCTGAAATTAACGGATAAGAATCAGTCGGAAATTATTGGTAAGGCTAATTTTCAAAATCTTTTTGGAAAAGGAGACCAAGAATTCTACATGAAAGGTAGTTTTGATAGAATTACTTCAGACTACAATGCTTTAAAATCTATTATGCCAAGAGTTTTAGGTAAAAATTTGCCATCGGTGTTAGCTAAACTTGGTCGTGTTGATTTAAATGGTGATGTAGAACTCACTCAAAAATATATCAATGCAAATGTTTATTTATTATCAAAATTAGGGATTGTAGATGGCGATTTAGCGATTCAAAACATTGATAATATTGATAATGCTTCTTATCAAGGAAATATTAAATTAGATAATTTTGATTTAGGAGCGTTGCTTTCACAAGAGGATTTAGGTAAAACTTCGCTTGATTTAGATGTAGATGGAAAAGGATTTACTCAAAAATTATTAAATACTTCAATTGTTGGAACTATAAATAAGTTTTATTATAATGGATATAGTTATCAAAATGTAACGGTTGATGGTAGCATGAAAATGCCCTACTATAAAGGCTATTTTAATAGTAATGATCCTAACTTAAAAATGGATTTTGATGGCGTAATTGATTTGAGCGACAAAGCAAATAATTATGATTTTAAAGCCCAAATTGATTATGCTGATTTACATATTTTAAACATTTACAGAAAAGATTCAATAGCAATTTTTAAAGGAAATATTAATTTTAAAGCTAAAGGGAATTCAATAGATGATTTAGCGGGAAAACTTGAAATTAACGATGTTTCTTATCAAAACAGTAAAGATTATTATTTCTTTGATGATTTTGAAATTAACTCCACATTTGATGCAACGAATGTAAGGACAATAACAGTAAATTCACCTGACATTATCAGTGGTGAAGTAATAGGAAAATACAAAGTAAAAGAAGTCGGTAAAATTGTAGAAAATGCATTAGGAAGTTTGTACGCAAACTATTCGCCTAATAAGTTAGGAAAAGATCAGTTTTTACATTTTGATTTTACGATTTATGATAAAATTGTTGAAGTGTTTATTCCAGAAGTAAAAATTTCAGAAAATACTCGCTTTAAGGGTAAAATAAATGCTGATGAAGGTAAATTTGAATTGGATTTTACATCGCCAAATATTATAGCATTTGAAAATCAAATTCAAAATGTAAAAATTGATATTGACAACAAAAATCCGTTATATAATACCTATATTTCAGTTGATACCATAAAAAATAAAAACTATAAAATTGCAGATTTTAACTTGATTAACTTAACACTTAATGATACTTTATTTGTACGTTCAGAGTTCAAAGGAGGCAATCAAAGTCAGGATAGTTATGATCTAAATTTATATCATACAATTGATGAACTCAAGCAATCAGTGGTAGGATTCAAAAAATCGGAAGTTAAATTTAAAGAATATACGTGGTTTATCAACGAAAATGAAAGCAATGATAATAAAATTGTGTTTGATAAGTTCATGAATAACTTTGATTTTCAAAAAATCAGTTTATCACACAACAACCAAAAAATGGACTTTTTTGGAACCATGCGCGATTCTACTTTTAAAGATTTTCAACTTACATTTAATGATGTAGACTTAAAAAAAGTAACACCTTCATTGGATAGCTTGTCATTTGGTGGTAAACTAAATGGAAATGTGAAATACAAACAGGATAAAAATGTTTATGATCCTCAATCAAGTGTTACAATTGATAGTCTTGAAATCAATCGTATTTTAATAGGTGATTTAAATTTTGACATTGAAGGAAATGAAAATTTTAATCAATTTAAAATTGCTTCCACGCTAAAACAAGATGGAAATGAACGTTTCTATTTAGACGGAGCAGTAAATTTTGTTGGACAGCAATCAAGTTTGGCATTAGAAGCGGGTTTTGATAAATTCGATTTAGCACCTTTTGGACCATTATTAGGAAGTGTACTTTCAGATGTTAGAGGAAATGCTACCGGAAGAGCCACTATCGCAGGAACATTATCTGATCCAGAAATTGATGGAAGGTTGTATTTGAACGATGCAGGAATGCGTGTACCCTATCTTAACGTTGATTATGCCTTTGAAAAAAATGCAATAATTGATCTTACGGAACATCAATTTAGTTTCAGAAAAATTGAAGTTTCGGATACAAAATATGACACGAAAGGTATTTTAGACGGAAGTATTCGCCATAAAAAATTTAGTGATTGGCAATTAGATTTACATTTAGATTCTAACAATATTTTAGCATTAGATACTGAGGATAGTGAAGACACACCTTATTATGGAACAGCATTTATGAAAGGTAAAGCTAGTATTACTGGGAGTATAAATGCTTTAAATATAAAAGTTGCAGGTGAATCTGAAAAAGGAACATCAATTAAAATCCCTGTAAATGATAGCGAAGATATTGGTGATAATTCCTTTATTAAGTTTATGACAGTAGAGGAATATCAAAAAATAAAACAAGGAAAAGTTGTAGAAAATAACAAATATCAAGGAATAGAATTGGAATTCGATTTTGACATCGACCAAGATGCAAATATTGAAATTATTCTTGATCGATCATCTGGTCATGCTATGAAAGGTTCGGGTGTTGGATCTATGCAAATGAATATCAATACGTTAGGGAAATTTGAAATGACAGGTGACTTTATTGTACAAGAAGGGGAATATAATTTTATGTATGGCGGCTTAATTGATAAAAAGTTTAAAGTAGAAAAAGGAGGTACGATTCGCTGGGATGGTGATCCAATGAATGCTGTTTTAGATTTAGTTGCTACTTATAAAACCACTGCTAATCCTGCGGTATTGCTAGAAAGCGCTTCTTTTAATAGAAAAGTAGATACCAACGTTTCTATTTTGTTGAACGGTAATTTAAGCAATCCTGAACCTGATTTTAATATCGATTTCCCAAATGTAAGTTCGGTTTTAAAAAGTGAAATTGATTATAAATTACAAGATAAAGATGCCCGACAAACACAAGCTTTTGCATTATTAGCAACTGGGTCATTCGTGACTTCAGAAACGGCTGGAAATGCGGCTTATGGACCGTTATTTGAAAGAGCCAATTCGTTAATCAATAGCTTGTTTGCTGATGAAGATAGCAAGTTACAACTTGGAGTGGATTACAATCAAGGTGATCGACTAAATGAAATTTCTGATAGGGTTGGAGTTACCATGAGTACTCAAATTAATGACAGAATATCAATCAATGGAAAAGTTGGAGTTCCTGTAGGCGGTGTAACTGAATCTGTAATTGTAGGAAATGTAGAAATTTTGATGCAACTAAATGATGATGGAACATTGAATGCACACGTATTTAATCGGGAAAATGACATCAATTATATTGGAGAAGGTATTGGTTATACTCAAGGTTTAGGACTAACCTATAATGTAGAGTTTGATACATTTAAAGAAATGATTCGTAAAATATTTACCCGTAAAAAAGACCAATCAGATACCTCTAATTCAAATGATGAAGCACCAGATTCAGATTTCCCACCAGAATATTTAGAGTACATAAATGACAGAAAACCTAAAAAGGTTGAGACTCCAAAAACGGAACCTCTAAAAGTTCCAGAATTAGAATAA
- the tsaD gene encoding tRNA (adenosine(37)-N6)-threonylcarbamoyltransferase complex transferase subunit TsaD, with product MLDKKIYTLAIESSCDDTSAAILCNDVVLSNIVARQAIHEEYGGVVPELASRAHQQNIVPVVDVAIKKAGITKEDLNCIAFTQGPGLMGSLLVGGSFAKSMSMALNIPLIAINHMKAHILAHFITEEGYDKPTFPFLALTISGGHTQIVKVTSFFEMEIIGETTDDAVGEAFDKSAKILGLPYPGGPLVDKFAQEGNPKAFPFTKPKVPGLNFSFSGLKTQILYFIQKNVAINPNFVEENKADICASIQYTIIEILMDKLKLAVAETGIKQIAIGGGVSANSGIRTTLKEAEKKYGWKTYIPKFEYTTDNAAMIGIVGYYNFLEENFSDADVVSKARIEF from the coding sequence ATGTTAGATAAAAAAATATATACTTTAGCAATAGAAAGTTCGTGTGATGACACGTCTGCAGCCATACTTTGTAACGATGTTGTACTATCAAATATTGTAGCTCGACAAGCTATTCATGAAGAATATGGCGGTGTCGTTCCCGAATTAGCTTCGAGAGCCCATCAACAAAATATAGTTCCCGTAGTAGATGTTGCCATTAAAAAAGCTGGAATTACAAAAGAAGATTTAAATTGTATCGCATTTACACAAGGTCCAGGATTAATGGGTTCATTATTAGTTGGTGGTTCATTTGCTAAATCAATGAGCATGGCGTTGAACATTCCTTTGATTGCAATTAATCATATGAAAGCGCATATTTTGGCACATTTTATTACCGAAGAAGGTTATGATAAACCCACATTTCCGTTTTTAGCCTTGACTATTTCGGGCGGACACACCCAAATTGTAAAAGTGACGAGCTTTTTTGAAATGGAAATCATAGGTGAAACCACAGATGATGCCGTTGGAGAAGCATTTGATAAAAGTGCAAAAATTTTAGGACTTCCTTATCCAGGTGGCCCTTTAGTGGATAAATTTGCGCAAGAAGGCAACCCAAAAGCATTTCCGTTTACCAAACCAAAAGTTCCAGGATTGAACTTTAGTTTTAGTGGATTAAAAACCCAAATTTTGTATTTTATACAGAAAAATGTTGCGATAAATCCAAATTTTGTAGAAGAAAACAAAGCCGATATTTGTGCTTCTATTCAATATACGATTATTGAAATTTTGATGGACAAATTAAAATTAGCCGTTGCAGAAACTGGCATTAAGCAAATTGCAATTGGTGGTGGCGTTTCTGCAAATTCTGGAATTAGAACTACCTTAAAAGAAGCTGAAAAAAAATACGGCTGGAAAACGTATATTCCTAAATTTGAATACACAACAGATAACGCTGCAATGATTGGAATTGTAGGCTATTATAATTTTCTAGAAGAAAATTTTAGCGATGCTGATGTGGTTTCTAAAGCACGAATTGAATTTTAA